Below is a genomic region from Delftia tsuruhatensis.
GGCTGGCCAGCGCCTGCTCCAGCACCTGGGGTGGCCGGGCCTTGAGGACAAAGCCGTCGGCACCGGCCGCACGCGCCTTGAGGGCGACGGCGCCATGCGGATCGCCACTGGTCATGAGCACGCAGCAACCCGGGGCGCGCGCGCGGATGTCCTGCACCACCTCGGTCCCCGCAGCATCGGCCAGCCAGAAATCCACGACGGCCAGACGCGGCGCTCCCTTGGCGGCAAGGCATTGCCTGGCCTCGGCCGCATCGGCCACGGTGTGGACCTCGGCCATGCCGAATTGTTTCAGGAACTGGGACACACCCATGGCGGTCAGCGGGTGGTCATCGACCACCAGGGCGTAGGGTCCGGGCTGGAGGCAGGAGGATTCGGTCAGAAGAACGTGGCTGTGCATTGTCCGCGCGGCGTATCGGAACAGGGAAAGCGCCGGCAGCGCCCGGATACACCTCGCGCACATCGTAACGATTACCCCCCGGCCGGGGGGTAACCAGATGTGGGCACCCTGCCCACAATCGCCGCCGTTGCCCAGAGATTCCGCGACGGAACGGGCAGGCATGCAACAGGAAGGGGAGATAGTCATGACGATGGTTCAGCTGACGCGCCGCAGTGCGGCGTTGCTGCTTTTGGGAAGCCTGGCCGCTTGCGGCGGAGGCGGAGGTGGTGGCGGGGGTGAGCCGGGTGGCGGCGATCCGGGCACTCCCGGCAACCCCGGCGGTGGCACGCCAACCCCGGTGACCGGCCAGTACCGCATGGAGACGGCGGCCGGGAGCTTCGATGCGGCCCTGTCCGCCATGAATGCGCTGGGTGCGCAAGGCTATGCCTTCACCTATACGCTGGCTTCGGGCGGTGCCAGCTTCCCCGCTCCCATGGGTGACTTCTACGTCAGCGACACGGCCCATGCCGGAGTCCGCCTGGACTACCGCATGGTGGGCGACGTGGCCGGTGTCTCGGCCCTGGTGGCGCAACTCAACCAGCAGGGCGCACAAGGCTATCTGTACAAGTCGGGCATGGCGTTCCCGGACAGCACGCAGGAACTGCGCAACCTCTATGTGCGCAGTGCCACCGCGGGCTCCACCTACAGCTACGAAACGCGCCCTGCCGTGGGCGCGCTGGACACGACGGGCTTCACGCAGCAACTGGCCGAGATGAGCGGCCGGGGCTTTCGCTACACGGGTCCGCTGGTCTCGGGCAACGACATGTTCAACCTCTACGTCAAGGACTCCAGGGCCCCGGCCTTCGAGTACGCGGTGTTCGCG
It encodes:
- a CDS encoding response regulator, whose protein sequence is MHSHVLLTESSCLQPGPYALVVDDHPLTAMGVSQFLKQFGMAEVHTVADAAEARQCLAAKGAPRLAVVDFWLADAAGTEVVQDIRARAPGCCVLMTSGDPHGAVALKARAAGADGFVLKARPPQVLEQALASLLRGEPWFDSAALAPQPPGGTHAIRMTAAELGLTPRQAQVLDLVLRGLPNPRIAQLLHLSPHTVKEHVAGALQRLGVKSRIDAITRMQGIALELSPCVPATDTVQPPAPDRLRCSTASSACGATGLRNSR